One window from the genome of Malacoplasma penetrans HF-2 encodes:
- the gatB gene encoding Asp-tRNA(Asn)/Glu-tRNA(Gln) amidotransferase subunit GatB gives MEIKMKNNFETVIGIEVHVVLSSKTKMFSSSKSSHTDPKNTNISPIDLGHPGTMPLPNKRCIEKAIVLAKALDMEIEKNISFDRKNYFYQDLPKGFQITQQFHPIGKNGKIYLDENNFVDIERIHLEEDTAKQTKEDDGTILLDYNRSGIPLIEIVTKPCIKSSTEAGLFLKKLRRILTFNDISDAKMEEGSLRVDVNISVKPIGSKEFGTRVEIKNINSINNVEKAIEYESNLQAEQILKQEEVLMATKRFNDKTLTTEFMRLKTTNVDYHYMVEPNIFVRKISDDFITDVIKNNYTDIKSIEADLLKNNVSQEFINLLMDDYELFQKFKFINDEIKDCNEVIKWLCVEFVGSLNKVNLKLKDATDFQLNQLLKMMKYLLKDASINAKQGKEIVKLLIETNKDIDTLIEENNFKQITDKNVLRPILEKYVEANKPMLDQYDSRPERVEKFFIGMVMKDTNGQANPNVVTEIFNEILKLNK, from the coding sequence TTGGAGATAAAAATGAAAAATAATTTTGAAACAGTTATTGGAATTGAAGTCCATGTAGTTTTATCTTCAAAAACTAAGATGTTTTCATCTTCTAAGAGTTCTCATACAGATCCTAAAAATACTAACATTTCACCAATTGATTTAGGACACCCTGGGACAATGCCATTACCTAATAAAAGATGTATTGAAAAAGCAATAGTATTGGCAAAAGCTTTAGATATGGAAATTGAAAAAAATATATCTTTTGATAGAAAGAATTATTTTTACCAAGATTTACCAAAAGGTTTTCAAATTACTCAGCAATTTCATCCAATTGGAAAAAATGGAAAAATCTATTTAGATGAAAATAACTTTGTAGATATTGAAAGAATTCATTTAGAAGAAGATACAGCAAAGCAAACTAAAGAAGATGATGGAACAATTCTTTTAGATTACAACAGATCAGGAATTCCTTTAATTGAAATAGTTACTAAGCCTTGTATTAAAAGTTCTACTGAAGCTGGATTATTTTTAAAAAAACTTAGAAGAATCTTAACCTTCAATGATATCTCAGATGCAAAAATGGAAGAGGGTTCACTAAGAGTAGATGTAAACATTTCTGTTAAACCAATTGGTTCTAAAGAGTTTGGAACAAGAGTTGAAATTAAAAACATCAATTCTATTAATAATGTAGAAAAAGCAATAGAATATGAATCAAACTTACAAGCAGAACAAATATTAAAACAAGAAGAAGTGTTAATGGCTACTAAGAGGTTTAATGATAAAACATTAACAACAGAATTCATGCGTTTAAAAACAACTAATGTAGATTATCACTACATGGTAGAACCAAACATTTTTGTAAGAAAAATTTCAGATGATTTTATTACTGATGTAATAAAAAATAATTACACTGATATTAAATCAATTGAAGCAGATTTATTAAAAAACAATGTCTCACAAGAATTTATTAATTTATTAATGGATGATTATGAACTATTCCAAAAATTCAAATTTATTAATGATGAAATAAAAGATTGTAATGAAGTTATTAAATGATTGTGTGTTGAGTTTGTAGGTTCTTTAAACAAAGTAAATCTTAAATTGAAAGATGCAACAGATTTTCAATTGAACCAACTTTTAAAAATGATGAAGTATTTATTAAAAGATGCTTCAATTAATGCAAAGCAAGGTAAAGAGATTGTTAAGTTATTAATTGAAACTAATAAAGATATAGATACTTTAATTGAAGAAAATAACTTTAAACAAATTACAGATAAAAATGTTTTAAGACCTATTCTTGAAAAATATGTAGAAGCTAATAAACCAATGTTAGATCAATATGATAGTAGACCTGAGCGTGTTGAAAAATTCTTTATTGGTATGGTTATGAAAGATACAAATGGACAAGCCAATCCTAATGTAGTAACTGAAATTTTTAATGAAATCTTAAAATTAAACAAATAA
- a CDS encoding DNA integrity scanning protein DisA nucleotide-binding domain protein — protein sequence MMIAILVILSFLLLWSIIFSVIFFSISNTNAGRVWEIIKRKFSQRKVIEQERENFILNLADVLMRLSSKKIGALIIFEQRNSLNIYQDSGFKMDSRFDIEFVYSVFSNKNASFHDGALIVSNYEIKAISCYVPITKEAVYSKHGARHRAALGISEITDSIAFVVSETNGKISFAKRGELDILGKSQEELEENLKRLI from the coding sequence ATGATGATAGCAATTTTAGTAATTCTTTCCTTCTTACTTCTTTGATCAATAATTTTCTCGGTTATTTTTTTTAGCATTTCAAATACAAATGCTGGAAGAGTTTGAGAAATTATTAAAAGAAAATTTTCTCAAAGAAAAGTAATTGAACAAGAAAGAGAAAACTTCATTCTAAATTTGGCAGATGTTTTAATGAGATTAAGTTCTAAAAAAATTGGTGCCTTAATTATTTTTGAACAAAGAAACTCATTAAACATTTACCAAGATTCAGGTTTTAAAATGGATTCTCGTTTTGATATTGAATTTGTTTATTCAGTATTTTCAAACAAGAATGCATCTTTCCATGATGGTGCTTTAATAGTTTCAAATTATGAAATTAAGGCAATCTCTTGTTATGTACCAATTACTAAAGAAGCAGTTTATTCTAAGCATGGTGCTAGACATAGAGCAGCTTTAGGAATTTCAGAAATTACAGATTCAATTGCATTTGTAGTTTCTGAAACTAATGGAAAGATTTCTTTTGCTAAAAGAGGAGAATTAGATATCCTTGGTAAATCTCAAGAAGAACTTGAAGAAAATTTAAAAAGATTAATCTAA